Proteins encoded by one window of Culicoides brevitarsis isolate CSIRO-B50_1 chromosome 2, AGI_CSIRO_Cbre_v1, whole genome shotgun sequence:
- the LOC134829270 gene encoding band 7 protein AGAP004871-like isoform X2: MRRTWRDMTNSETTIVMDETKNLTHGGGSSRMPSQSAVQTTEGENVDCIQILATIASILLMILTFPIAIFMVFKVVQEYERSVIFRMGRLRSGGARGPGVFFVLPCIDNYCKVDLRTVSFDVPPQEVLTKDSVTVSVDAVVYYRINDPLKAVVQVANYSHSTRLLAATTLRNVLGTRNLSELLTEREAISHTMQVSLDEATDPWGVKVERVEIKDVSLPQSLQRAMAAEAEAAREARAKVIAAEGELKSSRALKSASEVLSESPAALQLRYLQTLTHISAEKNSTIIFPLPMDLIRPFMNLPQENQS; this comes from the exons ATGAGAAG aaCTTGGAGAGACATGACAAACAGCGAAACAACGATTGTGATggatgaaacgaaaaatttgacgCATGGAGGAGGTTCGAGTAGGATGCCGAGTCAGTCTGCGGTACAAAcga CTGAAGGAGAAAATGTTGACTGCATTCAAATTCTAGCGACGATCGCTTCCATCCTTTTGATGATATTAACATTTCCAATTGCcatttttatggttttcaAAGTCGTTCAAGAGTATGAACGTTCAGTTATCTTCCGTATGGGACGTTTACG ttCTGGCGGCGCTCGTGGTCCCGGAGTATTTTTCGTGCTTCCCTGCATCGACAATTATTGCAAAGTTGACTTGCGAACTGTGAGTTTTGACGTTCCTCCGCAGGAAGTTCTCACCAAAGACAGTGTTACTGTGAGTGTTGATGCTGTCGTCTACTATCGAATTAACGATCCACTAAAAGCTGTCGTTCAAGTCGCCAATTATTCGCATTCGACACGTTTGCTGGCTGCAACTACTTTGCGAAATGTGCTCGGAACACGAAATTTGAGCGAACTTTTAACCGAACGTGAAGCAATTTCGCACACGATGCAAGTTTCCTTAGACGAAGCCACAGATCCGTGGGGCGTGAAAGTCGAACGAGTTGAAATTAAAGACGTTTCGTTGCCACAAAGTCTCCAACGAGCCATGGCTGCGGAGGCTGAAGCTGCGAGAGAGGCTCGTGCAAAAGTCATTGCTGCTGAGGGTGAATTGAAGTCGTCACGTGCCTTAAAATCCGCTTCGGAAGTGCTTTCGGAGTCACCAGCTGCCCTTCAATTGCGTTATTTACAAACTTTGACTCACATCTCGGCGGAAAAAAATTCGACAATCATCTTCCCGCTGCCCATGGACTTGATTCGGCCTTTCATGAATTTGCCTCAAGAGAaccaatcataa
- the LOC134829270 gene encoding band 7 protein AGAP004871-like isoform X1, giving the protein MKKTWRDMTNSETTIVMDETKNLTHGGGSSRMPSQSAVQTTEGENVDCIQILATIASILLMILTFPIAIFMVFKVVQEYERSVIFRMGRLRSGGARGPGVFFVLPCIDNYCKVDLRTVSFDVPPQEVLTKDSVTVSVDAVVYYRINDPLKAVVQVANYSHSTRLLAATTLRNVLGTRNLSELLTEREAISHTMQVSLDEATDPWGVKVERVEIKDVSLPQSLQRAMAAEAEAAREARAKVIAAEGELKSSRALKSASEVLSESPAALQLRYLQTLTHISAEKNSTIIFPLPMDLIRPFMNLPQENQS; this is encoded by the exons ATGAAGAA aaCTTGGAGAGACATGACAAACAGCGAAACAACGATTGTGATggatgaaacgaaaaatttgacgCATGGAGGAGGTTCGAGTAGGATGCCGAGTCAGTCTGCGGTACAAAcga CTGAAGGAGAAAATGTTGACTGCATTCAAATTCTAGCGACGATCGCTTCCATCCTTTTGATGATATTAACATTTCCAATTGCcatttttatggttttcaAAGTCGTTCAAGAGTATGAACGTTCAGTTATCTTCCGTATGGGACGTTTACG ttCTGGCGGCGCTCGTGGTCCCGGAGTATTTTTCGTGCTTCCCTGCATCGACAATTATTGCAAAGTTGACTTGCGAACTGTGAGTTTTGACGTTCCTCCGCAGGAAGTTCTCACCAAAGACAGTGTTACTGTGAGTGTTGATGCTGTCGTCTACTATCGAATTAACGATCCACTAAAAGCTGTCGTTCAAGTCGCCAATTATTCGCATTCGACACGTTTGCTGGCTGCAACTACTTTGCGAAATGTGCTCGGAACACGAAATTTGAGCGAACTTTTAACCGAACGTGAAGCAATTTCGCACACGATGCAAGTTTCCTTAGACGAAGCCACAGATCCGTGGGGCGTGAAAGTCGAACGAGTTGAAATTAAAGACGTTTCGTTGCCACAAAGTCTCCAACGAGCCATGGCTGCGGAGGCTGAAGCTGCGAGAGAGGCTCGTGCAAAAGTCATTGCTGCTGAGGGTGAATTGAAGTCGTCACGTGCCTTAAAATCCGCTTCGGAAGTGCTTTCGGAGTCACCAGCTGCCCTTCAATTGCGTTATTTACAAACTTTGACTCACATCTCGGCGGAAAAAAATTCGACAATCATCTTCCCGCTGCCCATGGACTTGATTCGGCCTTTCATGAATTTGCCTCAAGAGAaccaatcataa
- the LOC134829270 gene encoding band 7 protein AGAP004871-like isoform X3 encodes MTNSETTIVMDETKNLTHGGGSSRMPSQSAVQTTEGENVDCIQILATIASILLMILTFPIAIFMVFKVVQEYERSVIFRMGRLRSGGARGPGVFFVLPCIDNYCKVDLRTVSFDVPPQEVLTKDSVTVSVDAVVYYRINDPLKAVVQVANYSHSTRLLAATTLRNVLGTRNLSELLTEREAISHTMQVSLDEATDPWGVKVERVEIKDVSLPQSLQRAMAAEAEAAREARAKVIAAEGELKSSRALKSASEVLSESPAALQLRYLQTLTHISAEKNSTIIFPLPMDLIRPFMNLPQENQS; translated from the exons ATGACAAACAGCGAAACAACGATTGTGATggatgaaacgaaaaatttgacgCATGGAGGAGGTTCGAGTAGGATGCCGAGTCAGTCTGCGGTACAAAcga CTGAAGGAGAAAATGTTGACTGCATTCAAATTCTAGCGACGATCGCTTCCATCCTTTTGATGATATTAACATTTCCAATTGCcatttttatggttttcaAAGTCGTTCAAGAGTATGAACGTTCAGTTATCTTCCGTATGGGACGTTTACG ttCTGGCGGCGCTCGTGGTCCCGGAGTATTTTTCGTGCTTCCCTGCATCGACAATTATTGCAAAGTTGACTTGCGAACTGTGAGTTTTGACGTTCCTCCGCAGGAAGTTCTCACCAAAGACAGTGTTACTGTGAGTGTTGATGCTGTCGTCTACTATCGAATTAACGATCCACTAAAAGCTGTCGTTCAAGTCGCCAATTATTCGCATTCGACACGTTTGCTGGCTGCAACTACTTTGCGAAATGTGCTCGGAACACGAAATTTGAGCGAACTTTTAACCGAACGTGAAGCAATTTCGCACACGATGCAAGTTTCCTTAGACGAAGCCACAGATCCGTGGGGCGTGAAAGTCGAACGAGTTGAAATTAAAGACGTTTCGTTGCCACAAAGTCTCCAACGAGCCATGGCTGCGGAGGCTGAAGCTGCGAGAGAGGCTCGTGCAAAAGTCATTGCTGCTGAGGGTGAATTGAAGTCGTCACGTGCCTTAAAATCCGCTTCGGAAGTGCTTTCGGAGTCACCAGCTGCCCTTCAATTGCGTTATTTACAAACTTTGACTCACATCTCGGCGGAAAAAAATTCGACAATCATCTTCCCGCTGCCCATGGACTTGATTCGGCCTTTCATGAATTTGCCTCAAGAGAaccaatcataa